Sequence from the Candidatus Rokuibacteriota bacterium genome:
ATGTGCGGAAGCTGGAGATCACTCCGCTGCACCAGAGCCCGGGTCGTGTGCGTCTGCACATGCCATGTACCGCCATGCACCTGGACGAGCGCGGGCAGCTGCACGCGGGCGCGCTGGCATCGATCGTGGATATCGCGGCCGTCACCGCCTCGTGGTCGCTGGTGCCGCGCCGAGAAGGCGCGCGCGGTTCGACCATCGGCATGCAGGTGAGTTATCCGAGCGGCGCCGCGGAGGCCGTGGTGGCCGACGCCCACGTCCAGCAACGGTCGGAGGAATTGCTCTTCAGT
This genomic interval carries:
- a CDS encoding PaaI family thioesterase, with protein sequence ICQGLLSYQTSDYAGQTPRLRAQHVPLPAPAPLIPPAAHRLFHGYVRKLEITPLHQSPGRVRLHMPCTAMHLDERGQLHAGALASIVDIAAVTASWSLVPRREGARGSTIGMQVSYPSGAAEAVVADAHVQQRSEELLFSTVHVTTAVSGQLVAMGQVSYRLLEPWPEGSSSSGNA